The proteins below come from a single Cricetulus griseus strain 17A/GY chromosome 6, alternate assembly CriGri-PICRH-1.0, whole genome shotgun sequence genomic window:
- the Noxa1 gene encoding NADPH oxidase activator 1 isoform X2: protein MSSLADQVRDWHQGVLAVARKDWDRALCLFSDVREPPAKIYFNMGCVHLMAGDPEAALRAFDQAVTKDTCMAVGFFQRGVANFQLERFQEAVSDFQLTLAQLRGNAAIDYTQLGLHFKLQAWEVLYNMASAECQAGLWAKAADTLVEATSKWPEGAQGILDTALDQVQKQVPLQLRQVPKGEVFQPPRQYLQHLKPMDFLGKAKVVASVIPDNHNTDGWPQQRPRVEQVGHQSPPSTGGPMSCDLLESGRPAPDPSGDSSGAGGATAKDPESLVTVTVQCHFTVPVKAPRDTDLSSLRTLLAQALLHQAHMGQLSYQAPGEEKFWVHISTEESLQSVWRNVAMGPRGLHLQCRGAWGRPVLYQVIAQHDYSAQRPEDLDFHRGDTVDVLCEVDEAWLEGHRDGCIGIFPKCFVVPAGAYVEALPKPGDQH from the exons ATGAGCTCTCTAGCGGATCAGGTACGGGATTGGCATCAGGGCGTACTGGCGGTGGCACGCAAAGACTGGGACCGCGCGCTGTGCCTCTTCTCAGACGTCCGGGAGCCGCCGGCCAAGATCTACTTCAACATGGGCTGCGTGCACCTGATGGCCGGGGATCCCGAGGCAGCATTACGG GCATTTGACCAAGCAGTGACCAAGGATACCTGCATGGCTGTTGGCTTCTTCCAGCGGGGAGTGGCTAATTTCCAGCTGGAGAG GTTCCAGGAAGCTGTGTCTGATTTCCAGCTGACCCTGGCACAGCTGAGGGGCAATGCTGCCATTGACTACACACAACTGGGTCTGCACTTCAAATTGCAAGCCTGGGAG GTCCTATACAACATGGCATCAGCAGAGTGCCAGGCAGGGCTCTGGGCCAAGGCTGCTGATACTCTAGTGGAGGCAACTTCCAAATGGCCAGAGGGGGCCCAAGGTATCCTGGACACTGCCCTGGACCAAGTGCAG AAACAGGTACCCCTGCAGCTAAGGCAAGTCCCCAAGGGTGAAGTCTTCCAGCCTCCCAGGCAATACCTACAGCACCTGAAGCCCATGGATTTCCTCGGCAAGGCTAAG GTGGTGGCATCTGTCATCCCTGACAACCACAATACAGATGGCTGGCCTCAGCAG AGGCCCCGGGTAGAACAGGTCGGCCATCAGTCTCCTCCATCCACAG GTGGTCCCATGAGCTGCGACTTGCTGGAATCTGGACGGCCTGCCCCGGACCCCTCTGGAGACTCCTCAGGAGCTGGG GGAGCAACTGCAAAGGACCCTGAATCTTTGGTGACTGTCACTGTGCAGTGCCACTTTACTGTGCCCGTTAAGGCCCCAAGAGATACTGACCTTTCCAGTCTTCGAACATTGTTGGCTCAAGCCCTCCTTCACCAGGCCCATATGGGGCAGCTCAG TTACCAAGCCCCAGGAGAGGAGAAGTTCTGGGTCCACATCTCCACGGAGGAATCACTGCAGAGTGTGTGGAGGAATGTGGCCATGGGCCCAAGAGGGTTGCACCTCCAGTGCCGG GGGGCCTGGGGCCGACCAGTCCTCTACCAAGTAATAGCTCAACATGATTACTCAGCCCAAAGGCCTGAGGATTTGGACTTCCACCGAGGAGACACAGTGGATGTTCTCTGTGAAG